In one Terriglobia bacterium genomic region, the following are encoded:
- a CDS encoding glucuronate isomerase: MDARGMDLAVEETLAGTLFIDIHTHLFHPGFGSLSLWGIDELLTYHYLEAELFRFSSIRPEAYWALHKQQRADLVWKTLFVENTPLSEATRGVIAVLQAFGLNAGASTLDSVRAFFCKQDFAEHVRNVFQLAGVSEVVMTNDPLDNEEAALWKAGASGGQGFMPALRLDRILNDGATTDSDPRQFLEQSAARMMPKYMAVSLPDSFTFPSADLRTKLLREAVLPACRQLDIPLALMIGVRRGVNPALRSAGDAAGRADMRSLEALCSEFPDNRFLVSMLSRENQHELCVYARKFRNLLPFGCWWFLNNSSIVEEITRERLEMLGTSFIPQHSDARVLEQLIYKWRNTRRTIAPILAAAYKRLEEDGRSVSRSDIQRDVNRLFRGNFEHWTTTHAR; the protein is encoded by the coding sequence ATGGACGCGCGCGGAATGGATCTCGCTGTCGAGGAGACGCTCGCCGGCACCTTATTCATCGATATCCACACCCATCTGTTTCATCCGGGCTTTGGCTCGCTCTCGCTCTGGGGTATCGATGAACTCCTGACGTATCACTACCTCGAAGCGGAACTGTTCCGATTCTCCTCCATCCGCCCCGAAGCTTATTGGGCGCTCCACAAACAGCAGCGCGCGGACCTGGTCTGGAAAACCCTGTTTGTCGAAAACACTCCACTCTCCGAAGCGACGCGCGGCGTGATCGCGGTGCTGCAGGCGTTTGGCCTGAATGCCGGCGCTTCAACGCTGGATTCTGTTCGTGCTTTCTTCTGCAAGCAGGATTTCGCCGAACATGTCCGGAACGTTTTCCAACTCGCGGGCGTCAGCGAGGTCGTGATGACGAACGACCCTCTGGACAATGAAGAAGCGGCCCTGTGGAAAGCGGGAGCCAGTGGCGGCCAAGGCTTCATGCCCGCTTTGCGGCTCGATCGCATCTTGAACGACGGCGCCACGACAGACTCCGATCCACGGCAATTCCTCGAACAAAGCGCGGCGCGAATGATGCCCAAGTACATGGCGGTTTCCCTGCCGGATTCTTTCACATTTCCCTCCGCCGATCTGCGGACGAAGCTGCTTCGCGAAGCCGTGTTGCCGGCCTGCCGGCAGCTCGACATTCCACTTGCGCTCATGATCGGCGTGCGCCGCGGAGTGAATCCTGCGCTTCGCTCGGCGGGAGACGCTGCTGGGCGCGCGGATATGCGCTCGCTCGAAGCGCTCTGCTCCGAATTTCCCGATAACCGCTTTCTGGTCAGTATGCTCAGCCGGGAAAATCAGCACGAACTCTGCGTCTATGCGCGGAAGTTCCGTAACCTGCTTCCCTTCGGCTGCTGGTGGTTTTTGAACAATTCTTCCATTGTCGAGGAGATCACCCGCGAACGGCTGGAGATGCTCGGCACCAGCTTCATTCCGCAGCACTCGGACGCCCGAGTCCTCGAACAACTGATCTACAAGTGGCGCAACACGCGGCGGACGATCGCGCCGATTCTTGCAGCAGCATACAAACGGCTCGAAGAGGACGGGCGCTCCGTCAGCCGTTCCGACATCCAACGCGACGTGAACCGGTTATTCCGCGGTAACTTTGAACACTGGACCACAACGCATGCGCGCTGA
- a CDS encoding MFS transporter, producing MRAEAEASTPAERSSYFRWGLCGLLFFATTINYVDRQVLSILKPTLQAQFGWRESDYSWIVVAFQLAYAVMMPIAGRLIDRIGTRIGYAAAVVVWSLASVSHAFARSAVQFTVARFSLGIGEAGNFPAAVRTIAEAFPQEERSFATGIFNGGTNIGVIAAALIVPAVTLRMGWQATFLVTGAMGFAWIVAWVVAHRVLRPVPLIQGDSRPAGAAGGRSHTVLAPTRELLADRASWAFIIGKFVTDPVWWFYLFWIPGFLNKAYGVDLTSVGPPLITIYLAADAGSIAGGWLSKGFASRGWPPNSARKTAMLICAAAATPVMLLLWVQTLWPAVALIGLAAAAHQGWAANLFTIVSDAFPKQAVASVIGLGGLAGAVSGLLVSPLVGYWLDFSNGAYRPIFFLAGTAYLGALLLIHAFVPQLGGRRSLT from the coding sequence ATGCGCGCTGAAGCTGAAGCCTCGACGCCGGCGGAACGCTCCAGCTATTTTCGCTGGGGATTGTGCGGCCTGCTGTTTTTTGCGACCACAATCAATTACGTCGACCGGCAGGTCCTGAGTATCCTCAAGCCCACGCTTCAGGCGCAGTTCGGCTGGCGCGAGTCGGATTACTCCTGGATCGTCGTCGCATTTCAGCTGGCTTATGCCGTGATGATGCCGATTGCCGGGAGGTTGATTGATCGCATCGGCACACGTATCGGTTACGCGGCGGCGGTCGTCGTGTGGAGCCTGGCGTCCGTGTCGCACGCGTTTGCGCGATCGGCGGTTCAGTTCACCGTTGCGCGATTCAGTCTCGGCATCGGCGAGGCCGGCAACTTCCCGGCGGCCGTCCGGACGATTGCCGAAGCTTTTCCGCAGGAAGAACGCTCATTCGCAACCGGAATCTTCAACGGCGGCACCAATATCGGAGTCATTGCGGCCGCGCTCATTGTTCCGGCGGTGACGCTGCGAATGGGATGGCAGGCCACATTCCTGGTGACCGGCGCGATGGGATTTGCATGGATCGTCGCGTGGGTCGTTGCCCATAGAGTTCTGCGGCCTGTCCCCCTGATACAGGGGGACAGCCGCCCCGCAGGGGCGGCAGGGGGTCGCTCACACACCGTGTTGGCGCCGACGAGAGAACTCCTTGCGGACCGGGCGTCCTGGGCGTTCATCATCGGGAAGTTCGTTACCGATCCGGTGTGGTGGTTTTATCTGTTCTGGATTCCGGGCTTCCTGAACAAAGCGTATGGCGTCGACCTGACCTCTGTCGGGCCTCCATTGATCACGATCTATCTCGCGGCCGATGCCGGCTCGATCGCGGGCGGCTGGCTGTCTAAAGGATTCGCATCGCGGGGCTGGCCTCCCAATTCCGCGCGCAAGACGGCGATGCTGATCTGCGCTGCAGCGGCGACGCCGGTGATGCTGTTGCTCTGGGTACAGACGCTGTGGCCCGCTGTCGCTCTGATCGGACTGGCGGCTGCAGCCCATCAAGGCTGGGCGGCTAATCTTTTCACCATCGTTTCGGACGCCTTTCCAAAGCAGGCCGTCGCATCCGTTATCGGGCTTGGCGGCCTTGCCGGAGCGGTGAGCGGGTTACTGGTCTCGCCGCTGGTCGGCTACTGGCTGGATTTTTCGAACGGCGCGTACCGGCCGATCTTCTTTCTTGCAGGAACGGCTTATCTCGGAGCTCTTTTGCTGATCCACGCATTCGTTCCACAGCTCGGAGGCCGGCGGAGTTTGACGTGA
- a CDS encoding sugar ABC transporter ATP-binding protein — MTPILEILEVSKSFPGVKALQSIQFEAAPGEVVALVGENGAGKSTLMKILAGIHQPDSGSIRIDGAPVEIRSPRDAARLGIAVIHQELELVETLDVAGNIFLGREFTWRAAPFIDKNRMWLEAGKILQQLNAPISPRARISELPLAHKQLVEIARALSLNAKILLMDEPTSSLTAAEAENLMRITGELKASGVCIIYISHRLSEIRRIADRVIVLRDGKNAGELRAGEITHDRMIRLMVGRDLTPSSHAAASTPQPGGFEIRQFRTSAYPEAEISLIAYAGEILGITGLVGAGRSELARAIFGVDRPVSGTLFREGAPLKIDSVRDAIGAGIYLVPEDRRSLGLITSMTVRENITLPAMRRYSSGGLIRRAAENRGAKKACEALRIKTPSLETAAASLSGGNQQKVVLAKWLSLDPKLLLFDEPTRGVDVGAKAEIYQLMRELAGRGAAIIMISSDMEEILGNSDRVAVMREGQITGVLDRAQLSEEAIMRLAVA, encoded by the coding sequence GTGACCCCGATTCTGGAAATCCTGGAGGTCTCGAAATCTTTTCCCGGCGTCAAGGCGCTGCAATCGATCCAATTCGAAGCCGCTCCCGGAGAAGTCGTTGCATTGGTCGGCGAGAACGGAGCCGGCAAATCCACCTTGATGAAGATCCTTGCCGGAATCCATCAGCCCGATTCCGGCAGCATCCGCATCGATGGAGCGCCCGTCGAGATCCGTTCGCCGCGCGATGCCGCTCGGCTTGGTATTGCCGTCATTCACCAGGAACTCGAGCTGGTGGAAACGCTCGACGTTGCCGGTAATATCTTCCTTGGCCGCGAATTCACGTGGAGGGCTGCGCCCTTCATTGACAAGAACCGGATGTGGCTCGAAGCCGGAAAGATCCTTCAGCAGCTCAATGCTCCGATCTCGCCTCGCGCCCGTATATCGGAGCTTCCGCTGGCGCATAAACAACTGGTCGAGATCGCACGCGCTCTCTCGCTGAACGCGAAAATCCTGCTGATGGACGAACCCACATCCAGCCTGACCGCGGCGGAGGCCGAAAATTTGATGAGGATCACCGGTGAGCTGAAGGCGAGCGGCGTCTGCATCATTTATATATCGCACCGCCTGTCGGAAATTCGGAGGATCGCCGACCGGGTGATTGTTCTGCGTGACGGGAAGAACGCGGGAGAGCTTCGCGCCGGCGAGATCACGCATGACCGCATGATCCGGCTGATGGTCGGCCGCGATTTGACGCCGTCTTCGCATGCGGCGGCATCCACGCCGCAGCCTGGCGGATTCGAAATCCGACAGTTCCGAACATCTGCATACCCCGAGGCTGAGATATCCCTGATCGCTTACGCCGGAGAAATCCTTGGAATTACGGGCCTGGTCGGAGCCGGCCGCTCGGAGCTGGCGCGAGCCATATTCGGAGTGGACCGTCCGGTTTCAGGCACTCTCTTCCGTGAAGGCGCGCCTTTGAAGATCGATTCGGTGCGCGACGCTATTGGCGCGGGCATCTATCTGGTTCCGGAGGACCGTCGAAGCCTGGGCCTGATCACGTCGATGACAGTGAGAGAAAACATCACGCTGCCCGCCATGCGGCGCTATTCGTCCGGCGGACTGATTCGCCGAGCCGCCGAGAACCGCGGCGCGAAAAAAGCCTGCGAGGCGCTGCGGATCAAGACGCCTTCGCTTGAGACTGCCGCGGCTTCGCTCAGCGGCGGGAACCAGCAGAAGGTCGTGCTGGCGAAGTGGCTTTCGCTGGATCCGAAGCTTTTGCTGTTCGACGAGCCGACCCGCGGAGTCGACGTCGGCGCCAAGGCGGAAATTTATCAGCTGATGCGGGAGCTGGCCGGACGTGGCGCCGCCATCATCATGATCAGCAGCGACATGGAAGAGATCCTCGGAAACAGCGATCGGGTGGCCGTGATGCGCGAAGGTCAGATCACCGGTGTACTTGATCGTGCGCAGTTGAGCGAAGAGGCCATCATGCGATTGGCGGTCGCGTGA
- a CDS encoding ABC transporter permease has product MTRKDLGILALLVILCVVTAVRNPQFLSAANLQNMSRLIGMFGIFSIGGGIVIITGGIDLSVGSAFALLGILLSMMLTEWHWPAAAAAAAVIVLGMLMGLAHGILITRLRLQPFIVTLCGLLLYRGMARYIAEDTTKGFGSQGFEWLRRAATGTVAGVPMPFVLLVVVAVFMGVVLHSSVYGRHLFAVGRNAEASRYSGIHADNVITIAYVIAGGLTGIAAILIAFYTNSISPSSHGNFYELYAIAAAVLGGCSLRGGEGSIVGVVIGTALLQVLRNLVNLLDIPGSLDFAVMGAVILIGVIADQILRPRNKVVL; this is encoded by the coding sequence GTGACGCGAAAGGACCTCGGCATCCTCGCGCTGCTCGTCATCCTCTGTGTTGTGACGGCTGTCCGGAATCCGCAATTCCTCAGCGCCGCGAATCTCCAGAATATGAGCCGGCTGATCGGGATGTTCGGAATATTCAGCATCGGAGGCGGCATCGTCATTATTACGGGCGGCATCGACCTGTCGGTCGGCTCGGCCTTTGCTCTCCTCGGTATCCTGTTATCGATGATGTTGACGGAGTGGCATTGGCCGGCCGCTGCGGCCGCCGCTGCGGTCATCGTCCTTGGCATGCTGATGGGCCTCGCTCACGGAATTCTGATTACACGGCTCCGGCTTCAGCCCTTCATCGTGACGCTTTGCGGATTGCTGCTCTATCGCGGCATGGCGAGATATATCGCGGAGGACACGACGAAAGGATTCGGCAGCCAGGGTTTCGAGTGGCTGCGCCGCGCCGCAACCGGAACCGTCGCGGGTGTACCGATGCCGTTTGTGCTGCTTGTGGTCGTTGCGGTGTTTATGGGCGTCGTGCTGCATTCCTCGGTTTATGGCCGGCATCTGTTCGCGGTCGGCCGCAATGCCGAAGCCTCGCGATATTCGGGAATCCACGCCGATAACGTGATCACCATTGCCTATGTTATTGCGGGAGGCCTGACGGGAATCGCCGCGATCCTGATCGCGTTTTACACCAACTCGATTTCGCCATCGTCGCACGGCAACTTTTACGAACTGTACGCGATTGCGGCGGCCGTCCTCGGTGGCTGCAGTCTGCGAGGCGGCGAGGGTTCGATCGTGGGGGTTGTGATCGGAACGGCTTTGCTGCAGGTGTTGAGGAATCTGGTCAACCTGCTCGATATTCCAGGCTCGCTGGATTTTGCAGTAATGGGCGCCGTGATTCTGATCGGCGTGATCGCCGATCAGATTTTACGGCCACGGAACAAAGTCGTCTTGTAG
- a CDS encoding SMP-30/gluconolactonase/LRE family protein: MNSKVTLLAAAGCLGAMVVLGQAPASQTGPGVQAPQDAKYAAFIAKNCKVPPTQARGGGAGRGSGSAAGRGGGAGRGSGGGRGSAADTGPEEYTVTAIPGIIAAGQKWKSVWTGTGNDADGIMATKDGGILAAQNTNSQVMKIDKDGKVTFPYTHTPTAGSIAMNKKGSLFVLERALPQAIEQLEPKRHIFANMINGEPLDCAGGLVNDMVAASNGGVYFTMGGVFYANPAGVITKQGTVAGTNGIVLSPNEKTLYVTGRITPAPAGGGGGSMIAFDIKPDGSLTNERQYAMAGGDGSAVDSQGRLYATGGPGLPGGKPALSVIGTDGKIIGQIPIPRPFITVVFSGKDKKTLYGVFNNQRQDEIFSIQMIAQGYKGRSK, translated from the coding sequence ATGAATTCGAAAGTGACTTTACTTGCGGCGGCGGGGTGTCTCGGCGCGATGGTCGTGCTCGGACAGGCTCCGGCCTCGCAGACCGGGCCTGGCGTGCAGGCTCCGCAGGATGCCAAGTACGCGGCTTTCATCGCCAAGAATTGTAAAGTTCCGCCAACTCAGGCGCGCGGCGGTGGGGCCGGTCGGGGCTCGGGCAGCGCGGCAGGACGGGGCGGCGGAGCGGGTCGCGGAAGCGGTGGAGGACGTGGCAGTGCGGCGGACACGGGTCCTGAGGAATACACAGTGACGGCGATTCCGGGGATTATCGCTGCCGGGCAGAAATGGAAGTCGGTCTGGACGGGCACGGGCAACGATGCCGACGGCATTATGGCGACGAAAGACGGCGGAATTCTGGCGGCACAGAACACCAACAGCCAGGTGATGAAGATCGACAAAGACGGGAAAGTGACGTTCCCCTACACCCACACCCCGACGGCCGGCTCCATCGCCATGAATAAGAAGGGAAGTCTGTTTGTTCTTGAAAGAGCCCTGCCGCAGGCGATCGAGCAACTCGAACCCAAACGCCACATCTTCGCAAACATGATCAATGGAGAACCGTTGGATTGCGCCGGCGGCCTCGTGAACGATATGGTGGCGGCAAGCAACGGCGGCGTCTATTTCACGATGGGCGGCGTTTTCTATGCGAACCCGGCCGGCGTTATCACCAAACAGGGAACTGTTGCGGGAACCAATGGCATCGTTCTCAGCCCCAACGAGAAAACACTTTACGTCACCGGGCGAATTACGCCTGCGCCAGCGGGCGGCGGTGGCGGCAGCATGATTGCCTTTGACATCAAGCCCGACGGCTCCCTCACCAACGAGCGCCAGTACGCGATGGCAGGCGGCGATGGCAGCGCGGTCGACTCACAAGGGCGCCTTTATGCCACCGGCGGCCCGGGTCTCCCGGGCGGGAAACCCGCCCTCTCCGTTATCGGAACCGATGGCAAGATCATCGGACAGATTCCGATTCCGCGCCCCTTCATCACCGTTGTATTCAGCGGCAAAGACAAGAAGACGCTGTATGGCGTGTTCAACAACCAGCGGCAGGATGAGATCTTCTCGATCCAGATGATCGCGCAGGGTTATAAAGGCCGGTCGAAATAG
- a CDS encoding MBL fold metallo-hydrolase — MKSAWYLSAVLFAAAALSASVLAQGTDYSKIEFTAKKVSSNLYMIAGSPNVDVNHPDAAGGLVGVLAGPDGIFMVDAQYAQVSQKLLAAIRKISTEPIRFMANTHIHPDHTAGNPFFEKLGVVIFAREELREQMARPPRGGNGNAGAARDTSGYPIVTYGMGAPVKLHMNGEVIDLIPVRAAHTGGDTMVRFENTNVIMIGDFYRNFGYPFIDRANGGTLNGMLEGCEQLMKTAGPDTVLIPGHGTWIKRNDLVPYADMIKSVRDKVKALIAQGKTEKEVVAAKVTAPWDATTAGGLGAAGADVTSADRFVSEVYQELKSN, encoded by the coding sequence ATGAAGTCCGCCTGGTATTTGTCCGCCGTTCTTTTCGCCGCAGCGGCTCTTTCCGCCAGCGTGCTGGCTCAGGGAACCGATTACAGCAAAATCGAATTCACGGCAAAAAAGGTCTCGTCGAACCTTTACATGATCGCGGGGTCGCCGAATGTCGATGTGAATCATCCGGACGCGGCGGGCGGGCTGGTCGGTGTACTGGCTGGGCCGGACGGCATCTTCATGGTCGACGCGCAATATGCCCAGGTTTCGCAGAAGCTTCTGGCGGCGATCCGGAAGATCAGCACGGAGCCGATCCGCTTCATGGCAAACACGCATATCCATCCGGATCACACCGCGGGAAATCCATTTTTCGAAAAGCTGGGTGTCGTTATCTTCGCGCGTGAGGAACTGCGCGAACAGATGGCTCGGCCGCCGCGCGGCGGCAACGGCAATGCGGGCGCTGCGCGGGATACCTCGGGATATCCCATCGTGACTTACGGAATGGGCGCTCCCGTGAAGCTGCATATGAACGGCGAGGTGATCGACCTGATTCCGGTCCGGGCGGCGCATACAGGCGGCGATACGATGGTCCGGTTCGAAAACACGAACGTCATCATGATCGGCGATTTCTACCGCAACTTCGGCTATCCCTTCATCGATCGCGCCAACGGCGGCACCCTGAACGGCATGTTGGAAGGATGCGAGCAGCTGATGAAGACCGCAGGCCCCGATACGGTGCTGATTCCGGGACACGGCACGTGGATCAAGCGGAATGACCTGGTTCCATACGCGGACATGATCAAGAGCGTGCGGGATAAAGTGAAGGCGCTGATCGCGCAGGGAAAGACGGAAAAGGAAGTCGTCGCCGCGAAGGTGACCGCGCCGTGGGATGCCACGACGGCGGGCGGGCTCGGCGCGGCGGGAGCGGACGTGACGAGCGCGGATCGATTTGTGAGCGAGGTGTATCAGGAGCTGAAGAGCAATTAA